One region of Aeromicrobium sp. Sec7.5 genomic DNA includes:
- a CDS encoding glycosyltransferase family 2 protein — MDDEQVISAWRSSPPSVAAVLVSHDGATWLPKVLSSLAGLNHAPTAWHAVDVSSTDGSAELLRRSFGAERITYAPSGTGFGQAVRLGLSELPRTDWIWLLHDDVTVTPGTLAALLDEATSADDIAVVGPKIREWPSLRRLLEVGLTISGTASRETGLETGEPDAGQHDWAEDVLAVNTAGMLVRRDVWDELGGLDPELPLFADDLDLGWRANRAGHRVRTAPAAVVFHAEASRRRVRERGAGDPPHHERRRAEMFTVLANVSTRRFAWQYVRLFFGTLLRFVGQLVGRDPEGAADELLSLRAIYLHPGRLKQARRWRQSTARRGHEDIAHLFPPWWQPYQHSWDGLVEAVRAAVRPETTETVGRRTYAPDTEGDEEPELDEGPSIWRRRPWLTATALLTVAAVIAARPLTPGLTGGALLPAPGTAGGWWDLVLRGATDTGLPSLAFAPPYVLLLGLAAVPVWFAPEILIWVLLLLAPVLAGLTAHRLARLVSSQRPARILFAVSYALVVAAGGAIDQGRIGTVLGLVVAPVIVNLAVQLVAAPHWQTALRLGIWTAVGAAFAPLVLAMTVVALVMVLVARRGHEELRSLAVHTAGALGVAAVLLGPWLAQRALHPTRLWWDAGVAVSADTSLPSAVLGGWSGSGSAPGWMGVSIVVIGVLALLPALTRDEVRWAWAIGLIGLAAAVLGHLVTYGTPSGAQDITPTLALPSGIFLGAMLGAALLASEELEFMPRRLAAGVVAVALVFPVVAGVHWLVRGSADPLTDDAAEIVPAYLAGRDGSTLVVRGDLADGVRYTVVRGGGLELGEEAMIRASDTSRSVGTAVDRLLSAPSADDVQALLDAGITAVYLPDADDRLASRVDSAPSMQPAGSESPASRVWTIESEAGDPSRDAGWWRVGLGVVQVAVWLLALVLTAPVRRRPEPEPYADEVDDETAAAVRA; from the coding sequence GTGGACGACGAGCAGGTGATCTCGGCATGGAGGAGCAGTCCACCCTCGGTCGCTGCGGTCCTCGTCAGCCATGACGGAGCGACCTGGCTCCCCAAGGTCCTGTCGTCCCTGGCCGGCCTGAATCACGCTCCCACCGCATGGCACGCGGTCGATGTCAGCTCCACCGACGGCTCGGCCGAGCTGCTGCGCCGCTCCTTCGGCGCCGAGCGCATCACGTACGCGCCGTCGGGCACGGGCTTCGGCCAGGCCGTCCGCCTCGGGCTCTCGGAGCTGCCGCGGACCGACTGGATCTGGCTGCTCCACGACGACGTCACGGTCACGCCCGGCACCTTGGCGGCGCTGCTCGACGAGGCCACCTCGGCCGACGACATCGCCGTCGTGGGACCCAAGATTCGCGAGTGGCCCTCGCTGCGCCGCCTGTTGGAGGTTGGCCTGACGATCTCCGGCACGGCCTCGCGCGAGACCGGCCTCGAGACGGGCGAGCCCGACGCAGGTCAGCACGACTGGGCCGAGGACGTGCTCGCGGTCAACACGGCCGGCATGCTCGTGCGCCGCGACGTCTGGGACGAGCTGGGAGGGCTCGATCCCGAGCTCCCGCTGTTCGCCGACGACCTCGACCTCGGGTGGCGGGCCAACCGGGCCGGACACCGCGTCCGCACGGCACCTGCCGCGGTCGTGTTCCACGCGGAGGCCAGCCGGCGCCGGGTCCGCGAGCGCGGTGCGGGCGATCCGCCGCACCACGAACGCCGGCGGGCCGAGATGTTCACCGTGCTGGCGAACGTGTCCACGCGGCGCTTCGCGTGGCAGTACGTCCGTCTGTTCTTCGGCACCCTGCTGCGCTTCGTGGGCCAGCTCGTCGGCCGAGACCCCGAGGGCGCCGCCGACGAGCTGCTGTCGTTGCGGGCCATCTACCTGCACCCCGGCCGCCTGAAGCAGGCGCGACGCTGGCGCCAGTCCACGGCGCGCCGCGGCCACGAGGACATCGCCCACCTGTTCCCCCCGTGGTGGCAGCCGTACCAGCACTCGTGGGACGGCCTCGTCGAGGCGGTCCGCGCGGCCGTGCGACCGGAGACCACCGAGACGGTCGGACGCCGCACCTACGCCCCGGACACCGAGGGCGACGAGGAGCCCGAGCTCGACGAGGGACCCTCGATCTGGCGGCGCCGGCCCTGGCTCACGGCCACGGCCCTGCTGACCGTCGCTGCCGTGATCGCCGCTCGTCCGCTCACGCCAGGTCTGACCGGAGGCGCGCTCCTGCCGGCCCCGGGCACGGCGGGCGGGTGGTGGGACCTCGTGCTCCGCGGTGCGACCGACACCGGCCTGCCGTCGCTCGCCTTCGCCCCGCCCTACGTGCTGCTGCTCGGGCTCGCGGCTGTCCCCGTCTGGTTCGCGCCCGAGATCCTGATCTGGGTGCTGCTCCTGCTGGCGCCGGTCCTCGCGGGACTGACGGCGCACCGGCTCGCCCGGCTCGTCAGCAGTCAGCGTCCGGCCCGCATCCTGTTCGCGGTGTCGTACGCGTTGGTGGTCGCGGCCGGCGGAGCGATCGACCAGGGTCGGATCGGGACCGTCCTGGGTCTCGTGGTGGCGCCGGTCATCGTCAACCTGGCCGTGCAGCTCGTGGCAGCGCCGCACTGGCAGACCGCGCTCCGGCTCGGGATCTGGACCGCCGTGGGTGCTGCGTTCGCGCCGCTGGTGCTCGCGATGACGGTGGTGGCCCTCGTGATGGTGCTCGTCGCGCGCCGGGGGCACGAGGAGCTGCGTTCGCTCGCGGTCCACACGGCCGGTGCGCTCGGCGTCGCCGCCGTGCTCCTGGGTCCCTGGCTTGCCCAGCGGGCTCTTCATCCCACCCGCCTGTGGTGGGACGCGGGCGTGGCGGTCTCGGCCGACACCTCACTGCCGTCCGCCGTGCTCGGCGGCTGGTCCGGCTCGGGCTCGGCCCCCGGCTGGATGGGCGTCTCGATCGTCGTGATCGGCGTGCTGGCCCTGCTGCCCGCGTTGACGCGCGACGAGGTGCGCTGGGCGTGGGCGATCGGCCTGATCGGCCTCGCGGCCGCGGTCCTGGGACACCTGGTCACCTACGGCACCCCGAGCGGAGCCCAGGACATCACGCCGACCCTGGCGCTGCCGTCCGGCATCTTCCTCGGCGCGATGCTCGGCGCCGCACTGCTGGCCTCCGAGGAGCTGGAGTTCATGCCCCGCCGGCTCGCCGCGGGAGTCGTCGCCGTGGCGCTCGTCTTCCCGGTCGTCGCGGGCGTCCACTGGCTGGTGCGCGGGTCGGCCGACCCGCTGACCGACGACGCTGCCGAGATCGTCCCGGCCTACTTGGCCGGGCGTGACGGCTCGACCCTCGTCGTCCGCGGCGACCTCGCCGACGGAGTCCGCTACACCGTGGTGCGCGGTGGTGGACTGGAGCTCGGCGAGGAGGCCATGATCCGGGCGTCCGACACCTCGAGGTCCGTCGGCACCGCGGTCGACCGTCTGCTCAGCGCTCCCTCGGCCGACGACGTGCAGGCCCTGCTCGACGCGGGCATCACGGCCGTCTACCTGCCCGACGCCGACGACCGCCTCGCCTCGCGCGTCGACTCCGCCCCCTCGATGCAGCCGGCCGGCAGCGAGAGCCCCGCGTCGCGGGTGTGGACCATCGAAAGCGAGGCCGGTGACCCGTCGCGTGACGCGGGTTGGTGGCGCGTGGGGCTGGGTGTCGTGCAGGTCGCCGTCTGGCTCCTGGCCCTCGTGCTCACCGC
- a CDS encoding TIGR03089 family protein, producing the protein MADTLVDLATRVRRPTSPLVTYYDLDTGERVELSGVTTANWVAKTANFLIDELDAEIGTRVRIGLPTHWLRVVWLLSAWQVGAVVVERDAQIAVTGPDLEADEPDRVASALLPFGVRFPEPPAGFWDIGVEVPGHPDIYLGLSFPGPADAAVELADLAGTHADLLATPPDDRRLVLTEGDVARDASLLVAACRGGGSLVLCRGGGTDALERTAVQEQATVWTPTV; encoded by the coding sequence GTGGCTGACACCCTGGTCGACCTGGCAACCCGCGTCCGCCGGCCGACCTCGCCGCTCGTGACGTACTACGACCTCGACACGGGCGAGCGCGTCGAGCTCAGCGGCGTCACGACCGCGAACTGGGTCGCCAAGACCGCCAACTTCCTGATCGACGAGCTCGACGCCGAGATCGGCACCCGCGTGCGGATCGGCCTGCCGACCCACTGGCTGCGCGTCGTCTGGCTCCTGTCCGCGTGGCAGGTGGGGGCGGTCGTGGTCGAGCGTGACGCCCAGATCGCCGTCACCGGGCCCGACCTCGAGGCCGACGAGCCCGATCGCGTCGCCTCGGCGCTCCTGCCGTTCGGCGTCCGGTTCCCCGAGCCGCCCGCGGGGTTCTGGGACATCGGCGTCGAGGTGCCGGGCCACCCCGACATCTACCTCGGCCTGTCCTTCCCCGGCCCCGCCGACGCCGCGGTCGAGCTGGCGGACCTCGCGGGCACGCACGCCGACCTGCTCGCGACTCCCCCGGACGACCGTCGTCTGGTGCTGACGGAGGGCGACGTGGCCCGCGACGCATCGCTCCTGGTGGCGGCCTGCCGCGGCGGCGGCTCCCTCGTGCTGTGCCGTGGCGGTGGTACCGACGCACTGGAGCGCACGGCCGTTCAGGAGCAGGCCACCGTCTGGACCCCGACTGTTTGA
- a CDS encoding 2-phospho-L-lactate transferase CofD family protein, translating into MRLVLLAGAPGTGLARELADRCELTVVAPTTRDSWADGLKRSPDIDAFLGDPAHEPTYGVARALEELAFGAAWQRAHDDEIALRIMRTELLHADFTLTDAVAALAQRRSLGFTLLPLSDDRGEMRYVVTDEDGSRAVHHDEYHAALPVGDAPEPAVVALTWAVTDRVVEAVQASHETTVAVLGSDPVIRHAVETVAARVPEARFVDVTQAGVAEVLRAVTTPR; encoded by the coding sequence ATGCGACTCGTCCTGCTCGCCGGTGCTCCCGGCACGGGCCTCGCCCGAGAGCTCGCCGATCGGTGCGAGCTCACGGTCGTCGCTCCCACCACCCGCGACTCCTGGGCCGACGGTCTGAAGCGTTCCCCCGACATCGACGCCTTCCTCGGCGACCCTGCCCACGAACCCACCTACGGCGTCGCCCGGGCGCTCGAGGAGCTGGCGTTCGGCGCCGCCTGGCAGCGGGCGCACGACGACGAGATCGCCCTGCGGATCATGCGAACCGAGCTGCTGCACGCCGACTTCACCCTGACCGACGCCGTGGCCGCGCTCGCGCAGCGTCGCAGCCTGGGATTCACGCTGCTCCCGCTCAGCGACGACCGGGGCGAGATGCGCTACGTCGTGACCGATGAGGACGGCTCCCGGGCGGTGCACCACGACGAGTACCACGCCGCGCTGCCCGTCGGCGACGCCCCGGAGCCCGCCGTGGTCGCCCTCACGTGGGCCGTCACCGACCGGGTCGTCGAGGCCGTCCAGGCGTCGCACGAGACCACCGTCGCCGTGCTGGGCTCCGACCCCGTGATCCGCCACGCGGTGGAGACCGTCGCGGCGCGCGTGCCGGAGGCGCGCTTCGTCGACGTGACCCAGGCGGGTGTCGCGGAGGTCCTCCGTGCCGTCACGACGCCCCGATGA
- a CDS encoding ABC transporter ATP-binding protein — MAAPTETGRRPVVVVDDLHVEYRVLATGKRASSRDSRGGLLHRGRSTRTVHALRGVDLTIHEGDSVGVIGANGSGKSTLMRAIVGLTPATRGTVSAAGRPSMLGVGAALVKELSGSRNIILGGLALGFSREDIEARHDDIVAFAGLEEFIDLPMRTYSSGMTARLKFALATARDHDILIVDEALAVGDKAFRTKSERRIREIRDDAGTVFLVSHSMKSIRDTCSRTVWIERGRVVMDGPTDEVVDAYEAT; from the coding sequence ATGGCCGCACCGACTGAGACCGGGCGCCGGCCCGTCGTGGTGGTCGACGACCTGCACGTGGAGTACCGGGTCCTCGCCACGGGCAAACGGGCCTCGTCCCGTGACTCCCGCGGCGGCCTGCTGCACCGCGGGCGCAGCACCCGCACCGTCCACGCGCTGCGGGGCGTCGACCTCACGATCCACGAGGGCGACAGCGTCGGCGTGATCGGCGCCAACGGCTCGGGCAAGTCGACGCTCATGCGCGCGATCGTGGGCCTCACGCCGGCGACCCGGGGCACGGTGAGCGCCGCCGGTCGGCCCAGCATGCTGGGGGTCGGCGCAGCCCTCGTCAAGGAGCTCTCCGGGTCGCGCAACATCATCCTGGGCGGGCTGGCGCTCGGCTTCTCCCGCGAGGACATCGAGGCCCGCCACGACGACATCGTCGCCTTCGCGGGCCTGGAGGAGTTCATCGACCTGCCGATGCGCACGTACTCCTCCGGCATGACCGCACGGCTCAAGTTCGCCCTGGCGACCGCCCGCGACCACGACATCCTGATCGTCGACGAGGCACTCGCCGTGGGCGACAAGGCGTTCCGCACGAAGAGCGAGCGCCGCATCCGGGAGATCCGTGACGACGCCGGCACGGTGTTCCTCGTGAGCCACTCGATGAAGTCGATCCGCGACACCTGCAGCCGCACGGTGTGGATCGAGCGCGGCCGGGTCGTCATGGACGGCCCGACCGACGAGGTCGTCGACGCGTACGAGGCGACGTAG
- a CDS encoding LCP family protein, translating into MPDDRSSARSVAPPRTAADASARVQFRRALVLLVMTVVVPGSAQIAAGDRRVGRVALRVWLSLVAVAALGLLVALLSRSLFLSLVLDQRILFLGRWILTAVAIAWVVLLLDAWRLGMPLRLPQRRRLAVTAVNGVLCFVVAGSLLFAANVLAAQNHLIGTVFASEEVSDATDGRYNILLLGGDSGSDRDGMRPDSINVASVDAETGRTVIVSLPRNLQRVPFPDGTVMHDQFPDGFISEDEDEGYYLNGISTWANDHAELFGDTADPGLLATTQAVQEITGLTISYHASINMEGFSRLIDAVGGVTVDVKQRTPKSGINERTRGWIEVGEQELSGEEALWYARSRKADNDFARMGRQKCVMNAMLSQLSPQKVLLNVQDIAESSASLLSTDIPASELDQFAGLALEARKNPISTVSIVPPAIDTTDPDFDVVRQLVNDAITIAEGQDAPPSAFETVTAVLPQPERSAEEAAADPTLANDTANLAETC; encoded by the coding sequence CGCTCGAGCGCGAGATCCGTCGCGCCCCCGCGCACCGCCGCCGACGCGTCGGCGCGCGTGCAGTTCCGCCGGGCCCTCGTACTCCTCGTCATGACCGTCGTGGTGCCCGGTTCGGCCCAGATCGCGGCGGGTGACCGGCGGGTCGGACGCGTCGCGCTGCGGGTCTGGCTGAGCCTCGTCGCGGTGGCCGCGCTCGGTCTGCTGGTCGCGCTCCTGTCGCGGTCGCTGTTCCTGAGCCTGGTCCTCGACCAGCGCATCCTGTTCCTGGGCCGATGGATCCTCACGGCCGTCGCGATCGCCTGGGTCGTGCTGCTGCTCGACGCGTGGCGCCTCGGCATGCCGCTGCGCCTGCCGCAGCGTCGTCGCCTCGCGGTCACGGCGGTCAACGGGGTCCTGTGCTTCGTCGTGGCCGGGTCGTTGCTCTTCGCCGCCAACGTGCTGGCCGCCCAGAACCACCTGATCGGCACGGTCTTCGCGTCCGAGGAGGTCAGTGACGCCACGGACGGCCGGTACAACATCCTGCTGCTGGGCGGTGACTCCGGCTCCGACCGCGACGGCATGCGTCCCGACTCGATCAACGTCGCGAGCGTGGACGCCGAGACCGGGCGGACCGTCATCGTGAGCCTGCCGCGCAACCTGCAGCGAGTGCCCTTCCCGGACGGCACCGTGATGCACGACCAGTTCCCCGACGGATTCATCAGCGAGGACGAGGACGAGGGCTACTACCTCAACGGCATCAGCACGTGGGCCAACGACCACGCCGAGCTCTTCGGCGACACCGCCGACCCGGGCCTGCTGGCCACGACCCAGGCGGTGCAGGAGATCACCGGACTCACGATCAGCTACCACGCCTCGATCAACATGGAGGGCTTCTCCCGGCTGATCGACGCGGTCGGCGGCGTCACGGTCGACGTCAAGCAGCGCACCCCCAAGAGTGGCATCAACGAGCGGACCCGCGGATGGATCGAGGTCGGCGAGCAGGAGCTCAGCGGTGAGGAGGCGCTCTGGTACGCGCGCAGCCGCAAGGCCGACAACGACTTCGCGCGCATGGGTCGCCAGAAGTGCGTCATGAACGCGATGCTGTCGCAGCTGAGCCCCCAGAAGGTCCTGCTCAACGTGCAGGACATCGCCGAGAGCAGCGCGTCGCTGCTGTCGACCGACATCCCGGCGTCCGAGCTGGACCAGTTCGCCGGGCTGGCCCTGGAGGCCCGCAAGAACCCGATCTCGACCGTCTCGATCGTGCCGCCGGCCATCGACACGACCGACCCCGACTTCGACGTCGTCCGCCAGCTCGTGAACGACGCGATCACGATCGCGGAGGGCCAGGACGCGCCGCCGTCGGCCTTCGAGACCGTCACCGCGGTGCTCCCGCAGCCGGAGCGCTCCGCGGAGGAGGCGGCGGCCGACCCGACCCTCGCCAACGACACCGCCAACCTCGCCGAGACCTGCTGA
- a CDS encoding ABC transporter permease, which translates to MVTTDRDALVPVTTQGPTTLGPTTLGPVPLTLVGGRPPLPEYLRQVWARRSFIYALARFRIEAENQQNRLGMAWVVLKPLLNAGLYGTIFGVLLASGRPPHFVEFLVIGVFLFEFFATSFTSGAKSITTNTALVQSLAFPRMALPIAVVLQRLLQFVPMLAIMLAVVAAFGHPVSATWLLLVPLTGLFFLFNTGLALVAARLTVHVRDLSNLLPFVTRLTFYMTGIFFSIEQRFADDPLVLRIASFVPLHEFLTLARGILLDDPAFEAPPEFWLYASAWSVAVLVVGVLFFWAAEERYGRTD; encoded by the coding sequence GTGGTGACCACCGACCGTGACGCGCTCGTCCCCGTGACGACGCAGGGCCCGACGACGCTGGGCCCGACGACGCTGGGCCCGGTGCCGTTGACGCTCGTCGGAGGTCGTCCGCCGCTTCCGGAGTACCTCCGGCAGGTCTGGGCACGCCGATCCTTCATCTACGCGCTCGCCCGGTTCCGGATCGAGGCCGAGAACCAGCAGAACCGTCTCGGCATGGCCTGGGTCGTGCTCAAGCCGCTGCTCAACGCCGGCCTCTACGGCACGATCTTCGGCGTCCTGCTCGCGAGCGGGCGGCCACCCCACTTCGTCGAGTTCCTCGTGATCGGGGTGTTCCTGTTCGAGTTCTTCGCGACCTCGTTCACGAGCGGGGCGAAGTCCATCACGACCAACACCGCCCTGGTCCAGAGCCTGGCCTTCCCCCGGATGGCGCTGCCGATCGCCGTGGTGCTGCAGCGGCTGCTGCAGTTCGTGCCGATGCTGGCGATCATGCTCGCGGTGGTCGCCGCGTTCGGGCATCCCGTGAGCGCGACCTGGCTTCTGCTCGTGCCCCTCACCGGGCTGTTCTTCCTGTTCAACACGGGCCTGGCGCTCGTCGCCGCCCGGCTCACGGTGCACGTGCGCGACCTCAGCAACCTGCTGCCCTTCGTCACGCGCCTCACCTTCTACATGACCGGCATCTTCTTCAGCATCGAGCAACGCTTCGCCGACGACCCCCTGGTGCTCCGGATCGCGTCCTTCGTCCCCCTGCACGAGTTCCTCACGCTGGCGCGCGGGATCCTGCTCGACGACCCGGCCTTCGAGGCACCCCCGGAGTTCTGGCTGTACGCCAGCGCGTGGTCGGTCGCGGTCCTCGTGGTGGGCGTGCTCTTCTTCTGGGCCGCGGAGGAGCGCTATGGCCGCACCGACTGA
- a CDS encoding WhiB family transcriptional regulator, whose product MSFDLGLPVGDTEELLWQERALCAQTDPEAFFPEKGGSTREAKRVCLTCDVRSTCLDYALQHDERFGIWGGLSERERRKLKKRA is encoded by the coding sequence ATGTCATTCGATCTGGGCCTGCCGGTGGGCGACACCGAAGAACTCCTGTGGCAGGAGCGCGCACTGTGCGCCCAGACTGATCCAGAGGCGTTCTTCCCCGAGAAGGGTGGGTCCACCCGCGAGGCGAAGCGCGTCTGCCTGACGTGCGACGTCCGCAGCACCTGCCTCGACTACGCGCTGCAGCACGACGAGCGCTTCGGCATCTGGGGCGGACTGTCCGAACGCGAGCGCCGCAAGCTCAAGAAGCGCGCCTGA